In the Leptotrichia sp. oral taxon 847 genome, one interval contains:
- the yhbY gene encoding ribosome assembly RNA-binding protein YhbY codes for MAQQLSSKERAFLRKLAHGLTPVVRIGKEGMDENVLKSIAEVVKKRELIKVKILQNSAVKFDIELVNEIAKNTKSIFVDKIGNVLIFFKPKSTKDAVITPELNEFKKKKNKN; via the coding sequence ATGGCACAACAACTTTCAAGTAAAGAAAGAGCTTTTTTGAGAAAATTGGCACATGGTCTTACTCCTGTTGTAAGAATAGGGAAAGAGGGAATGGATGAGAATGTCCTAAAAAGCATTGCCGAAGTTGTAAAAAAAAGAGAATTAATAAAAGTAAAAATATTACAAAATTCAGCAGTAAAATTTGACATAGAATTAGTAAATGAAATTGCAAAAAATACAAAATCGATTTTTGTGGATAAAATTGGAAATGTGCTTATATTTTTTAAACCTAAGAGTACAAAGGATGCAGTGATTACACCTGAATTGAATGAGTTTAAAAAGAAAAAAAACAAAAATTAG
- the rsfS gene encoding ribosome silencing factor, whose amino-acid sequence MAEEKNEFNSEIQKIIGIMEEKKAKDIKVYDMRGKSPFFDYSILCTGSSNRNIEAITTDVKKSLDAVKSVEGLEEANWVLIDAGDVIVSIFSQDARDYYKLDEFYSGVKEENRQNNE is encoded by the coding sequence ATGGCAGAAGAAAAAAATGAATTTAATTCAGAAATTCAAAAAATAATTGGCATTATGGAGGAAAAAAAGGCAAAAGACATAAAAGTGTATGATATGCGTGGGAAATCACCATTTTTCGATTATTCGATACTTTGTACTGGAAGTTCAAATCGAAATATTGAAGCTATTACGACAGATGTGAAAAAAAGTTTGGATGCAGTTAAAAGTGTGGAAGGTTTGGAAGAAGCTAACTGGGTTTTGATTGATGCAGGAGATGTGATTGTCAGTATATTCAGTCAAGATGCCAGAGACTATTACAAGCTGGATGAATTTTATAGTGGTGTAAAGGAAGAAAATAGACAAAATAATGAATAA
- the pta gene encoding phosphate acetyltransferase, whose product MPKSLVESLKAKAKTLQKTIILPEVEDPRVLKAAEKVINEGLAKVALVGNEEKVKKAAEKLGVKLDGAIFYDPNNCATIDQMSEILRKRREKKGMTFEAAKATMLSDPRFFAAMLVKQGRVDGMVAGSISPTAHVLRAAILVIGPKEGLKTISSSFVMITNSDFGAGGTLIFTDAAVIPNPTALQLADIAVSAVEKARVTAGIKEPKVAFLSYSTKGSADGESVRKVREAIEILKTKNVDFEFDGEMQLDAAIVPEVAKLKAPNSKVAGNANVLVFPDLNAGNIGYKLTQRFSGAKALGPLIQGLARPVHDLSRGCSVEDIVEVVAITAVESDEK is encoded by the coding sequence ATGCCTAAAAGTTTAGTGGAAAGTTTGAAAGCTAAAGCTAAAACATTGCAAAAAACAATTATTTTACCAGAAGTGGAGGACCCAAGAGTCTTAAAAGCAGCTGAAAAAGTTATAAATGAAGGGCTTGCAAAAGTTGCACTTGTGGGAAATGAAGAAAAAGTAAAAAAAGCAGCTGAAAAATTGGGAGTAAAATTAGATGGAGCAATTTTTTATGATCCTAATAACTGTGCAACCATTGACCAAATGTCAGAAATCTTGAGAAAGAGAAGAGAAAAAAAGGGGATGACTTTTGAAGCGGCAAAAGCTACAATGTTATCTGATCCTAGATTTTTTGCGGCAATGCTTGTAAAACAAGGAAGAGTTGATGGAATGGTCGCAGGTTCGATTTCTCCAACAGCTCACGTTTTAAGAGCAGCAATTTTAGTAATTGGACCAAAAGAAGGGCTAAAAACAATTTCAAGCTCGTTTGTTATGATAACTAATTCAGATTTTGGAGCAGGTGGAACACTTATTTTTACTGATGCGGCAGTTATTCCAAATCCAACGGCGTTGCAACTTGCGGATATAGCTGTGTCAGCAGTTGAAAAGGCTAGAGTTACAGCGGGAATAAAAGAGCCAAAAGTGGCATTTTTGTCTTATTCGACAAAAGGAAGTGCGGATGGAGAATCGGTTAGAAAAGTTAGAGAAGCAATTGAAATTTTAAAGACAAAGAATGTTGATTTTGAATTTGACGGAGAGATGCAGCTGGATGCGGCAATCGTTCCAGAAGTGGCAAAACTAAAAGCACCAAACTCAAAAGTAGCAGGAAATGCCAATGTACTAGTTTTCCCTGATTTAAACGCAGGAAATATTGGGTACAAGTTGACTCAGAGATTTTCAGGAGCAAAAGCGTTGGGACCGTTAATTCAAGGATTAGCTAGACCTGTTCATGATTTATCGAGAGGTTGTAGTGTGGAAGATATAGTTGAAGTTGTGGCAATCACAGCTGTTGAATCTGATGAAAAATAG
- a CDS encoding DUF445 domain-containing protein, with protein sequence MGNLILQFCLMVLVGTLIGWFTNYLAIKLLFRPYKEMNFLFFKIQGLIPKRRAEISLNIADVVEKELISVDDIADKIEEMDISDGVIDRLLDKVIGEKLQKNILDKNPLLKMIINDSVIQKIKSYFKKSILENKEEIVEEIIKIAKEKINFHEIILDKMENFSLQEIEEIILKISKSELKHIEIIGGVLGGIIAVFQFLLMLALKAI encoded by the coding sequence TTGGGAAATTTGATATTGCAATTTTGTCTTATGGTACTTGTTGGAACACTTATAGGTTGGTTTACTAATTATTTAGCTATAAAATTACTTTTTAGACCATATAAGGAGATGAATTTTCTCTTTTTTAAAATACAGGGGCTAATTCCCAAAAGAAGAGCGGAAATATCTTTAAATATAGCTGATGTAGTGGAAAAAGAGTTAATTTCGGTGGACGATATTGCGGACAAAATAGAAGAAATGGATATTTCTGATGGAGTTATTGATAGATTATTAGATAAAGTTATCGGAGAAAAGTTGCAAAAGAATATTTTGGATAAAAATCCGTTACTAAAAATGATTATAAACGATAGTGTAATTCAAAAAATAAAATCTTATTTTAAAAAGAGTATTTTGGAAAATAAAGAAGAAATTGTCGAAGAAATTATAAAAATAGCAAAAGAGAAAATAAATTTTCATGAGATAATATTAGATAAAATGGAAAATTTTTCTTTACAGGAAATAGAAGAAATTATTTTGAAAATTTCAAAAAGTGAACTAAAGCATATTGAAATAATAGGTGGAGTTCTTGGGGGAATTATCGCAGTGTTCCAATTTTTATTGATGTTGGCGCTAAAAGCGATATAA
- the mrdA gene encoding penicillin-binding protein 2: protein MRELDKEEKNPRFIAFISLVGLGFLILISKLFILQILEASKYEERALQNRIRMNVIKANRGEIYDREGRLLAKNMTGYQLIHIDTKSIDPNDVKILKEMKNMNPEQIHDRLSSEKKKKAKDLEETMLDIKKINEVTGTSIDDIIDKFFKEQRFGTDKKILVIEDLDKTVALKAIEKLDSDRIDIVEYNKRFYPEDTIASHVIGYVKPISEKEYNELKDKGYQNSDLIGKKGVERSYDKEMKGQDGKENIEVDAKGNIIRQISTNESVAGKNVYLSIDLDLQKAMTAAFNGRSGVFIAMEAKTGKIITFVSNPEISLNLMSSRIPGDQWNALINSKSKPLVNKGIAGLYPPGSTFKAVTGTGILESGISPYATVNSTGQYRVGRSIFRDAHKGGHGITNFAKSIEESVNTYYYVFSQKAGIKNIDKYAKEYGIGQKTGIDIPGELVGTLPSPEWKKKRFKKKQDKKWLPGDLINMSIGQGYVLVTPIQIASVYQTIANNGVQLKPTVVDRFVTYNGKVEVNQPKISRKLNVSQKTIKLLQNALRLPVIGSGGTAKLLRINGYPVSAKTGTAQNSGFGDNHSWMAGYFPSDKPQIVFVSIVEGGGYGGVASGEMAKVFINKYREKYVLKVKPENKNDKKQDGKNQGNKNNKKS, encoded by the coding sequence ATGAGAGAATTAGATAAAGAAGAAAAGAACCCGAGGTTTATAGCCTTTATTTCCCTTGTAGGATTGGGATTTTTAATATTAATTTCAAAATTATTTATTTTACAAATTTTAGAAGCTTCCAAATATGAAGAAAGAGCGCTTCAAAATAGAATCAGAATGAATGTGATAAAAGCAAACCGTGGTGAAATATATGACAGAGAAGGACGCTTACTTGCCAAAAATATGACAGGCTATCAATTGATTCACATTGATACAAAATCAATTGATCCAAATGATGTAAAAATATTAAAAGAAATGAAAAATATGAATCCTGAGCAAATTCATGATAGACTTTCAAGTGAGAAAAAGAAAAAAGCAAAAGACTTGGAAGAAACAATGCTCGATATAAAAAAAATTAATGAAGTTACAGGAACGAGCATAGATGATATAATTGACAAATTTTTTAAAGAGCAAAGATTTGGAACGGATAAAAAAATATTGGTTATCGAGGATCTGGATAAAACTGTTGCACTAAAAGCCATTGAAAAATTGGATAGTGACAGAATTGACATCGTGGAATACAATAAGCGATTTTATCCCGAAGATACGATAGCATCTCACGTCATAGGGTATGTAAAACCAATAAGTGAAAAAGAGTATAATGAATTAAAGGATAAAGGTTATCAAAATAGTGATTTAATTGGTAAAAAAGGTGTTGAACGTTCATATGACAAAGAGATGAAAGGACAAGACGGAAAAGAGAATATCGAAGTCGATGCAAAAGGAAATATCATAAGACAAATTTCCACAAATGAAAGTGTCGCTGGAAAAAATGTCTATTTGTCAATTGATTTGGACTTGCAAAAGGCTATGACTGCCGCATTTAATGGAAGAAGCGGTGTATTTATTGCAATGGAAGCAAAAACTGGGAAAATTATCACTTTCGTGAGTAATCCTGAAATAAGTCTAAATTTGATGAGTTCAAGAATTCCAGGAGATCAGTGGAATGCTTTGATTAATTCAAAATCAAAACCGCTTGTAAACAAAGGAATTGCAGGATTATATCCACCGGGATCAACATTTAAGGCGGTAACTGGTACAGGAATATTGGAATCAGGAATTTCACCATATGCAACGGTAAATTCAACAGGACAGTACAGAGTTGGACGTTCAATATTTAGGGATGCGCACAAAGGTGGACACGGTATAACTAATTTTGCCAAATCCATTGAAGAATCAGTAAATACATATTATTATGTATTCTCTCAAAAAGCTGGAATAAAAAATATTGACAAATATGCCAAAGAATATGGAATTGGTCAAAAAACAGGAATTGATATACCTGGGGAATTAGTTGGAACACTACCGAGCCCTGAATGGAAAAAGAAAAGATTTAAGAAAAAACAGGATAAAAAATGGCTTCCAGGGGATTTGATCAATATGTCAATAGGACAAGGGTATGTACTTGTTACACCAATACAAATTGCCTCAGTTTATCAGACAATTGCAAATAATGGAGTGCAGTTAAAACCGACTGTTGTGGATAGATTTGTCACTTATAATGGAAAAGTTGAAGTGAATCAGCCAAAGATTTCAAGAAAATTAAATGTGAGTCAAAAAACAATAAAATTGTTACAAAATGCGTTAAGACTTCCAGTAATAGGTTCAGGCGGAACTGCAAAACTGCTTAGAATAAATGGATATCCTGTTTCAGCGAAAACAGGTACAGCACAAAATTCAGGATTTGGAGATAATCACTCATGGATGGCAGGATATTTTCCGTCAGATAAACCACAAATTGTATTTGTATCTATTGTAGAAGGTGGAGGATACGGTGGAGTCGCATCTGGAGAAATGGCAAAAGTATTTATAAATAAATACAGAGAAAAATATGTTTTAAAAGTAAAACCTGAAAATAAAAATGATAAAAAACAAGATGGCAAAAATCAGGGGAATAAAAACAACAAAAAAAGCTAA
- a CDS encoding flavodoxin domain-containing protein: MASLNIIYYSATGNTEEMAKNIAQGAKDAGADVKVINVEEADESALNADFLAFGSPAAGAEEIAPEIVEFIESNKDKIFNKTVGLFGSYDWGTGVFMENWVEQLTNENFSVVGEGLINHLAVDDDEKIEKCKEYGRKIVL, from the coding sequence ATGGCAAGTTTAAATATAATTTATTATTCGGCGACAGGAAATACTGAAGAAATGGCCAAAAATATTGCGCAAGGTGCGAAAGATGCGGGAGCGGATGTGAAAGTGATAAATGTGGAAGAAGCTGATGAAAGTGCGTTAAACGCTGACTTTTTAGCATTTGGTTCACCTGCTGCAGGAGCGGAAGAAATAGCGCCAGAAATAGTTGAATTTATTGAATCCAATAAAGATAAAATTTTTAATAAAACAGTTGGACTTTTTGGTTCTTACGATTGGGGAACTGGAGTTTTTATGGAAAATTGGGTGGAACAATTAACCAACGAAAATTTTTCAGTTGTAGGAGAAGGGCTTATAAATCACTTGGCAGTTGATGATGATGAAAAAATTGAAAAATGTAAAGAGTATGGAAGAAAAATAGTATTGTAG
- the ruvB gene encoding Holliday junction branch migration DNA helicase RuvB, whose protein sequence is MEKERVLASDELGEDNIQKSLRPKTFKEYIGQEDLKKKMNIFIKAAKMRNETVDHILLYGPPGLGKTTLAGVIATEMGVNLKITTGPVLEKSGDLAAILTSLEENDILFIDEIHRLNTSVEEILYPAMEDNEIDILIGKGPSARSIRIELPKFTLIGATTKAGQLSTPLRDRFGVTHKMEFYKLEELEEIVRRGADILSISYDEDGISEISKRSRGTPRIANRLLKRARDYALVEGNGILDKKSVNGILKLLGVDETGLDELDRKILSSIIDVYNGGPVGIETLSLLLGEDKRTIEEVYEPYLIKIGFIKRTPRGRVVTEAGYRHLGIKKIIEK, encoded by the coding sequence ATGGAAAAAGAAAGAGTATTGGCATCCGATGAACTGGGAGAGGACAATATTCAAAAGTCACTTAGGCCAAAAACTTTTAAAGAATATATCGGTCAAGAAGATTTGAAAAAAAAAATGAATATTTTTATAAAAGCGGCAAAAATGCGAAATGAAACCGTGGATCACATTTTGTTATACGGACCTCCAGGACTTGGAAAAACAACACTTGCAGGAGTGATTGCAACCGAAATGGGAGTGAATTTAAAAATTACAACTGGGCCAGTTTTGGAAAAATCTGGAGATTTAGCGGCAATTTTGACTTCTCTTGAGGAAAATGACATTTTATTTATTGATGAAATTCATAGATTAAACACTTCGGTGGAAGAAATTTTGTACCCTGCGATGGAAGACAATGAAATTGACATTTTAATTGGAAAAGGACCGTCAGCTAGAAGTATTAGAATTGAACTACCAAAATTTACATTGATTGGTGCGACAACTAAAGCCGGGCAGTTAAGTACACCACTTCGGGACAGATTTGGAGTAACACATAAAATGGAATTTTATAAATTGGAAGAATTGGAAGAAATTGTTCGCAGAGGAGCCGATATTTTGAGTATTTCATATGACGAGGACGGAATAAGTGAAATTTCCAAGAGAAGCCGTGGTACACCTAGAATTGCAAATAGACTTTTGAAAAGGGCAAGAGACTATGCACTTGTCGAAGGAAACGGAATACTTGACAAAAAAAGTGTAAATGGGATTTTAAAACTTTTGGGAGTTGATGAAACGGGACTTGATGAACTCGATAGAAAAATTTTAAGCTCAATAATTGACGTCTATAACGGAGGGCCTGTTGGGATAGAAACATTGTCGCTTTTACTGGGTGAGGATAAGCGGACAATTGAAGAAGTTTATGAGCCATATCTGATTAAAATAGGATTTATAAAGCGAACACCCCGTGGAAGAGTTGTAACTGAAGCTGGTTACAGACATCTGGGAATAAAAAAAATAATAGAAAAATAA
- a CDS encoding RsmE family RNA methyltransferase, giving the protein MLTVIAEKKNISENKIIIDNKLDCGHIQNVYRLQINDEVRAIDGEFEYLTKILSISKREVILEIIKKIKDNYSLGVNVDMAIGILKNDKMNLAIQKLTEIGVNKIIPLKTKRVVVKINEKKEKWEIVVREALKQCRGVKFPEISEIKKICEIDYKKYDKIIFAYENSKNSKSILDLVNETDKNILCIIGPEGGITEDEVLFLKGKNACEISLGARILRAETAAIVVAGVISNLKLK; this is encoded by the coding sequence TTGTTGACAGTGATAGCGGAAAAGAAAAACATTAGTGAGAATAAAATTATTATTGACAATAAATTGGACTGTGGGCACATTCAAAATGTTTATAGGCTTCAAATAAATGACGAAGTGAGAGCTATTGACGGAGAATTTGAATATTTGACAAAAATTTTGAGTATTTCTAAAAGGGAAGTTATTTTGGAAATAATAAAAAAAATAAAAGATAATTATTCACTTGGTGTAAATGTCGATATGGCGATAGGAATTTTAAAAAACGATAAGATGAATTTAGCAATACAAAAATTGACTGAAATTGGCGTTAATAAAATAATTCCGTTAAAGACAAAAAGAGTTGTCGTAAAAATTAATGAAAAAAAAGAAAAGTGGGAAATAGTTGTCAGGGAAGCACTGAAACAATGTAGAGGTGTAAAATTTCCAGAAATTTCAGAAATAAAAAAAATTTGTGAAATTGATTACAAGAAATATGACAAGATAATATTTGCTTATGAAAATAGTAAAAATTCAAAGTCAATTTTGGATTTAGTAAACGAAACAGATAAAAATATTTTGTGTATAATTGGACCAGAAGGCGGGATTACTGAAGATGAAGTGTTATTTTTAAAAGGAAAAAATGCTTGTGAGATAAGTCTTGGAGCTAGAATTTTGCGAGCGGAAACAGCTGCAATTGTAGTTGCAGGGGTAATTTCAAATTTAAAATTAAAATAA
- a CDS encoding acetate/propionate family kinase, with translation MKILVINSGSSSLKFELIDMTDEKSIAKGLCERIGIANPMISYKNLIKDIKITEKPEPMDDHKMAIDAVLKLLQDDNMGVIKSVDEIDAIGHRVVQGGAYFKDSALVDEKVISLVEELGELAPLHNPAAAMGVRVMMELLPDKKNVVVFDTSFHQTMKPEAYMYAFPYEDYEELKVRKYGAHGTSHRYVSEIASQMLGKKDSKIIVCHLGNGASITAVKNGKVVDTSMGLTPLAGVMMGTRTGDVDPSAVVYIMEKRGLSPKEMNTRMNKQSGIKGIFGPSSDFRDLASEMEKGNEKAELAYNMFCYKIKSYIGAYAAAMNGLDAIAFTGGIGENAFYARRDICRDITYLGIELDEGKINEWIPGNVEITTKNSKVKVYKIETAEEIMIARDTYRLTRES, from the coding sequence ATGAAAATATTAGTTATAAATAGTGGAAGCTCGTCGTTAAAGTTTGAATTAATTGATATGACAGATGAAAAATCAATTGCAAAAGGGTTGTGTGAGAGGATAGGAATTGCAAATCCCATGATCAGTTACAAAAATTTGATAAAAGATATAAAAATAACTGAAAAGCCAGAACCTATGGACGATCATAAAATGGCAATAGATGCCGTATTAAAACTTCTTCAGGACGACAATATGGGAGTTATTAAAAGTGTTGATGAAATAGATGCGATAGGGCACAGAGTTGTGCAAGGAGGAGCTTATTTTAAAGATTCGGCTTTGGTCGACGAAAAAGTTATTTCATTAGTTGAAGAACTTGGAGAGCTCGCGCCACTTCATAATCCAGCTGCGGCAATGGGAGTGAGAGTTATGATGGAACTACTTCCAGATAAAAAAAATGTCGTGGTATTTGACACTTCATTTCATCAGACAATGAAACCTGAAGCTTATATGTACGCCTTTCCGTACGAAGATTATGAAGAATTAAAAGTCAGAAAATATGGGGCACACGGGACTTCGCACAGATATGTGAGTGAAATTGCATCTCAAATGCTTGGAAAAAAAGATTCCAAAATAATAGTTTGCCACCTTGGAAATGGAGCTAGTATAACAGCTGTAAAAAATGGAAAGGTTGTGGATACTTCAATGGGACTTACACCGCTTGCAGGAGTTATGATGGGGACTAGAACTGGAGATGTGGATCCATCGGCAGTTGTTTATATAATGGAAAAAAGAGGCTTATCACCAAAGGAAATGAATACGAGAATGAATAAACAATCTGGAATAAAGGGAATTTTTGGACCTAGTTCGGATTTTAGGGATTTAGCTTCTGAGATGGAAAAAGGAAATGAAAAAGCAGAACTTGCATACAATATGTTTTGCTACAAAATAAAATCTTACATTGGAGCTTATGCTGCTGCAATGAATGGGCTTGACGCAATAGCGTTTACAGGTGGAATTGGAGAAAATGCTTTTTATGCTAGAAGAGACATCTGCCGGGATATCACATATCTGGGAATTGAATTAGATGAGGGAAAAATAAATGAATGGATTCCAGGAAATGTGGAAATTACAACGAAAAATTCTAAGGTAAAAGTCTATAAAATTGAAACAGCTGAAGAAATAATGATAGCGAGAGATACTTATAGACTTACAAGAGAAAGTTAG
- a CDS encoding divergent PAP2 family protein: MSVGILFGNRLLDVAAISCFSAQFYKVFFPVFKGRRPQWGRLIQTGGMPSSHASTVVSLATGVFLIKGAASIEFAISMVFAGIVLYDATGVRRQAGKHAKALNTLIEAIEHREGIEIINEKFKELLGHTPLEVFWGTVLGIMLSFLFKRYILG; this comes from the coding sequence ATGAGTGTAGGAATATTATTTGGAAATAGACTTTTGGATGTTGCAGCAATATCTTGTTTTTCGGCGCAGTTTTACAAAGTATTTTTTCCCGTATTTAAGGGAAGAAGACCACAATGGGGAAGGTTAATTCAAACAGGTGGAATGCCAAGTTCTCACGCTTCGACAGTTGTTTCACTTGCAACAGGAGTATTTTTAATAAAAGGCGCTGCTTCCATAGAATTTGCAATTTCGATGGTGTTTGCAGGAATTGTCTTGTATGATGCGACTGGAGTTAGACGCCAAGCAGGAAAACATGCAAAAGCATTAAATACACTGATAGAAGCGATAGAACACAGAGAAGGAATAGAAATAATAAACGAAAAATTTAAAGAACTTTTGGGACATACTCCGCTAGAAGTATTTTGGGGAACTGTTTTGGGAATAATGTTGAGTTTTTTATTCAAAAGATATATTTTGGGATAA
- a CDS encoding ribonuclease J has product MSDREKREAGNSNSTIKRYFSKKEDTNKIKSNLKRFRRKNTNRRHLDEKNETRYVPLANNRNRHVDKKNFKDETRDEKMYVIPLGGLEEVGKNMTAFQYKDEIIVVDAGLTFPEDEHLGIDVIIPDFAYLEANKNKIKGLLLTHGHEDHIGAVPYFYQKLGTENIPMYGGKLTLALAKAKFEKKDAKLPKEKVITGRNILKISKYFTVEFISVTHSIADCYAICIKTPAATILHSGDFKVDLTPVDGEGFDFGRLAQLGEEGVDLLLSDSTNAQIPGFTPSERTVGESLKDEFSKAKGRIILAAFASHVHRLQQIVNIAHSHGRKIAIDGRSMIKIFEICSELGYLKLPKDIMIDIEKVETHPADKVLILCTGTQGEPLAALSRIANGTHKYITLRQGDTVVISATPIPGNEKAATKNINQLMKRDASVVFEKGIGIHVSGHGCQEEQKLMINLVKPKFFLPVHGEYAMIKKHKELAVAVGVEGKNVLLAENGAKFELSRSNFRQVGRVPSGATFIDGFGIGDVGNAVLKDRQNLADDGIVIISILKYKNGTFNKNVELVTRGFVYNKDAESLLSKTKELVKKELCVLESEKVKEIGKIKQRIRVKIGDFLIRATDRDPIILPIIMDN; this is encoded by the coding sequence ATGTCAGATAGAGAAAAAAGAGAAGCAGGAAATTCAAATTCAACAATAAAAAGATACTTTTCAAAAAAAGAGGATACAAATAAAATAAAATCCAATTTAAAAAGATTCAGAAGAAAAAACACAAATAGAAGACATTTAGATGAAAAAAACGAAACTAGATATGTTCCGCTTGCAAACAATAGAAATAGACATGTTGACAAAAAAAATTTTAAAGATGAAACAAGAGATGAAAAAATGTATGTAATTCCATTGGGGGGATTGGAAGAAGTCGGGAAAAATATGACAGCGTTTCAATATAAAGACGAAATAATCGTAGTAGATGCGGGACTTACATTCCCAGAAGACGAACATTTGGGAATAGATGTCATAATACCTGATTTTGCGTATTTAGAAGCAAATAAGAATAAAATTAAAGGATTACTTTTGACACACGGACACGAAGATCATATTGGAGCAGTGCCATATTTTTATCAAAAATTGGGAACGGAAAATATACCGATGTATGGTGGAAAATTGACTTTGGCACTTGCAAAAGCAAAATTTGAGAAAAAAGATGCAAAACTTCCAAAAGAAAAAGTTATAACTGGAAGAAATATTTTAAAAATTTCAAAATATTTTACAGTGGAATTTATAAGCGTTACGCACAGTATTGCTGATTGCTATGCTATTTGCATAAAAACGCCGGCTGCGACGATCTTGCACTCGGGAGATTTTAAAGTGGATTTGACGCCTGTCGACGGAGAAGGATTTGATTTCGGAAGACTTGCGCAACTTGGAGAAGAAGGGGTAGATTTACTTTTGTCGGATAGTACAAATGCACAAATTCCTGGATTCACACCATCTGAGAGAACTGTTGGGGAAAGCTTGAAAGATGAATTTTCAAAAGCAAAAGGAAGAATTATACTTGCGGCATTTGCATCACACGTTCATAGATTGCAACAGATTGTAAATATTGCTCATTCTCATGGAAGAAAGATTGCGATTGATGGAAGAAGTATGATTAAAATATTTGAAATTTGTTCAGAGTTAGGATATTTAAAACTTCCGAAAGATATAATGATAGATATTGAAAAAGTGGAAACACATCCAGCAGATAAAGTGCTAATTTTATGTACTGGAACTCAGGGAGAGCCACTTGCGGCACTTTCAAGAATCGCAAATGGAACTCATAAATATATAACGTTAAGACAAGGAGATACAGTTGTGATTTCGGCGACACCTATTCCAGGAAATGAGAAAGCTGCAACAAAAAATATCAATCAATTGATGAAACGGGATGCTAGTGTTGTATTTGAAAAAGGAATTGGTATTCACGTATCGGGGCACGGCTGCCAAGAAGAGCAGAAACTTATGATAAATCTTGTAAAACCAAAATTTTTCTTGCCAGTCCATGGGGAATATGCAATGATTAAAAAACATAAAGAACTTGCAGTTGCTGTGGGAGTTGAAGGAAAAAATGTACTTTTAGCTGAAAATGGAGCAAAATTTGAACTTTCCAGAAGTAATTTTAGACAAGTTGGAAGAGTGCCAAGTGGAGCAACATTCATTGATGGATTTGGAATAGGCGACGTAGGAAATGCCGTTTTAAAAGACAGACAGAATTTAGCGGACGATGGAATAGTAATTATTTCTATTTTAAAATACAAAAATGGAACTTTTAATAAAAATGTGGAACTTGTTACAAGGGGATTTGTATACAATAAAGACGCTGAAAGCTTACTTTCTAAAACAAAAGAATTAGTGAAAAAAGAACTTTGTGTTTTGGAAAGTGAAAAGGTAAAAGAAATTGGAAAGATAAAACAGAGAATTAGAGTAAAAATTGGGGATTTCTTAATTAGAGCAACTGATAGAGATCCAATAATTTTACCAATAATTATGGATAACTAA